A section of the Gloeobacter violaceus PCC 7421 genome encodes:
- a CDS encoding NAD(P)H-quinone oxidoreductase subunit O, whose protein sequence is MPIKKGSLVRAVRDKLDNSLEALANDTRWPSYLFETDGEVLDMRGDYALIKFGAVPTPPVWLRQDQLAESGAAAESTS, encoded by the coding sequence ATGCCGATCAAAAAAGGTTCACTCGTGCGCGCCGTGCGCGACAAACTCGACAACAGCCTGGAGGCGCTCGCCAACGACACCCGCTGGCCGTCCTATCTGTTTGAGACCGACGGAGAGGTGCTCGATATGCGCGGGGACTACGCACTGATCAAGTTCGGTGCGGTGCCGACGCCGCCCGTCTGGCTGCGCCAGGACCAGCTTGCCGAGAGCGGTGCCGCCGCTGAGAGCACTTCGTAG
- a CDS encoding cupin domain-containing protein, with the protein MADTSVTKISSQASPKGKQGQKYLASGIHVSMRLWENEPPAEAKPATSRAYETVGYVIAGRAELHIEGQMVLLEAGDSWVVPKGSDHTYKILEAFSAVEATYPPAQVHGRDED; encoded by the coding sequence ATGGCGGATACTTCCGTGACCAAGATTAGTTCCCAGGCTTCCCCCAAAGGCAAGCAGGGCCAGAAGTACCTGGCCTCGGGTATTCACGTCTCGATGCGCCTTTGGGAGAACGAGCCGCCCGCCGAAGCCAAACCCGCCACCAGCCGTGCCTACGAGACGGTGGGCTACGTGATTGCAGGCCGGGCGGAGTTGCACATCGAAGGGCAGATGGTGCTCCTCGAAGCGGGCGATTCGTGGGTAGTACCCAAAGGCTCGGATCATACCTACAAGATCCTCGAAGCGTTCAGCGCCGTCGAAGCAACCTATCCCCCTGCCCAGGTGCATGGTCGCGACGAAGATTGA
- a CDS encoding HU family DNA-binding protein, with translation MNYLEPLNRQQLLQQMASRVDGLTQKTAGAALDAALEVIADALAQGRTVKLSGFGSFQVRRRPARTNIHPRTGQPVLVPAAWNAVFSPAQALRERLRVLPHPPEA, from the coding sequence ATGAACTATCTAGAACCGCTCAACCGGCAGCAACTGCTCCAGCAGATGGCCTCACGGGTCGACGGGTTGACCCAGAAGACCGCCGGCGCCGCCCTCGATGCGGCCCTCGAGGTGATCGCCGACGCCCTTGCCCAGGGCCGCACCGTCAAGCTGTCCGGGTTCGGCAGTTTTCAAGTGCGCCGCCGCCCCGCCCGCACCAACATCCACCCGCGCACCGGCCAGCCGGTGCTGGTTCCTGCCGCCTGGAACGCCGTCTTCTCCCCTGCCCAGGCACTGCGCGAGCGGCTGCGCGTCCTGCCGCACCCGCCCGAGGCGTGA
- a CDS encoding M48 family metallopeptidase, producing the protein MSRKHFSGLHPDSFRHPLDTQATRSLAALPGLDWLIRYGLAPAAGRLFYLENISSSIRVGEKQLPHLHALLREACAVLDIAEPQLYVKQHPVPNAYTFAVPDERAFVVVHTSLLELLTDAEIQAVIAHELGHLKCDHGVYLTLANLFVLATAQIPQYGPLLAQPLRQAMLGWLRSAEFSCDRAALLVTQDVKVLVSLMMKLCGGSPSLVHKLDAEAFLEQARAYEAVDEDELSLALKIAANAEKSHPVPVLRAKEIDRWTRSENYRRLMGGEHYRPLERESARPVAAG; encoded by the coding sequence ATGTCCAGAAAGCATTTCAGCGGTCTCCATCCCGACAGCTTCCGCCATCCCCTCGACACCCAGGCGACCCGGTCGCTCGCCGCGTTGCCGGGTCTCGACTGGCTCATCCGCTACGGCCTGGCCCCGGCGGCGGGACGGTTGTTCTATCTGGAGAACATCTCCTCGAGCATCCGGGTGGGCGAAAAACAGCTTCCCCACCTGCACGCGCTGCTGCGCGAAGCCTGCGCGGTGCTCGACATCGCCGAGCCGCAACTTTACGTCAAGCAGCATCCGGTCCCGAACGCCTACACTTTTGCTGTGCCCGACGAGCGCGCCTTCGTGGTCGTGCACACTTCGCTGTTGGAACTGCTCACCGACGCCGAAATTCAGGCGGTGATCGCCCACGAACTGGGCCATCTCAAGTGCGACCACGGCGTGTACCTGACTTTGGCCAATTTGTTCGTGCTCGCCACCGCCCAGATCCCCCAGTACGGTCCCCTGCTTGCCCAGCCTCTGCGTCAGGCGATGCTGGGCTGGTTGAGGTCGGCGGAATTCAGCTGCGATCGGGCCGCCCTGCTGGTCACCCAGGATGTGAAAGTGCTGGTGTCGCTGATGATGAAGCTGTGCGGCGGTTCGCCCTCGCTGGTGCACAAACTGGATGCCGAAGCCTTCCTGGAACAGGCCCGCGCCTACGAGGCGGTGGACGAGGACGAATTGAGCCTGGCGCTCAAAATCGCCGCCAACGCCGAAAAATCCCACCCGGTACCGGTGCTGCGGGCTAAGGAGATCGACCGCTGGACGCGCTCGGAGAACTACCGCCGCCTGATGGGAGGCGAGCACTATCGCCCGCTGGAGCGCGAGAGCGCCCGCCCCGTCGCTGCTGGCTGA
- a CDS encoding universal stress protein yields the protein MLKNVLVAVDSSEFAWRVIEALSHLHLAPNCLVVLAHIVPPPTSEDFVEADVPHTQQEGVPMAVEAESWLDTLSVEIDYPTAQEIVTGDAAEEIVRLAGIHRCELILIGSRGLKGLTRIIQGSVSSQVVADAPCSVYVVRS from the coding sequence ATGCTGAAAAACGTCCTGGTCGCGGTGGACAGCTCCGAGTTCGCCTGGCGGGTGATCGAGGCGCTCTCGCACCTGCACCTGGCGCCCAACTGCCTGGTGGTGCTCGCCCACATCGTGCCGCCGCCGACTTCGGAAGATTTTGTCGAGGCCGACGTGCCCCACACCCAGCAAGAAGGGGTGCCGATGGCCGTCGAGGCCGAAAGCTGGCTCGACACGCTGAGTGTGGAGATCGACTATCCCACCGCCCAGGAGATCGTCACCGGCGATGCCGCCGAGGAGATCGTGCGCCTCGCGGGGATCCATCGCTGCGAATTGATTTTGATCGGCTCGCGCGGCCTGAAGGGTCTCACCCGCATCATCCAGGGCTCGGTCAGCTCCCAGGTGGTGGCCGACGCCCCCTGCTCGGTGTACGTCGTGCGCTCCTAA
- the ispF gene encoding 2-C-methyl-D-erythritol 2,4-cyclodiphosphate synthase: MRIGNGYDFHRLVEGRRLILGGVEIPYRLGLLGHSDADLLTHAITDALLGAACLGDIGRHFPPGDPQWQDVSSLLLLSKVLELVRGRGLRLSNVDAVVVAERPKLAPHIPAIRQSLAGALGLPLDRLSVKATTNEGLGPVGEGLAMACHAVVLLEE; encoded by the coding sequence ATGCGCATCGGCAACGGCTACGACTTTCACCGCCTGGTCGAAGGGCGGCGCTTGATCTTGGGGGGTGTCGAGATTCCCTACCGCCTGGGCCTGCTCGGTCACAGCGACGCAGATCTGCTCACCCACGCGATCACCGACGCCCTTTTGGGGGCCGCCTGCCTGGGCGATATCGGCCGACACTTCCCGCCGGGCGATCCCCAGTGGCAGGACGTCTCGAGTCTGCTGCTGCTTTCGAAGGTGCTCGAACTGGTGCGCGGGCGCGGTCTGCGGCTTTCGAACGTCGATGCGGTGGTGGTGGCGGAGCGGCCGAAGCTCGCTCCCCATATCCCGGCCATCCGCCAGAGTCTGGCGGGCGCATTGGGTTTACCCCTCGACCGATTGAGCGTCAAGGCCACGACCAACGAGGGCCTCGGCCCCGTGGGCGAAGGCCTTGCTATGGCCTGTCACGCGGTGGTGCTCCTCGAAGAATAG
- the carA gene encoding glutamine-hydrolyzing carbamoyl-phosphate synthase small subunit has protein sequence MAQRTVARLVLEDGTAFEGWSFGAPGTSVGEVVFNTGMTGYQEVLTDPSYCGQIVAFTYPELGNTGVNLEDAESDRPQVRGVIAHNVAGRPSSWRATQSLGDYLKDHAIVAIASIDTRALTRHLRSRGAMNGAISTELSTEALLARLQEAPAMQGLDLVPRVTTAAPYTWSESTAADWLATRAAAGERPLRVVAIDFGIKHNILRRLASYGCEVIVVPADTGVEAILAYRPDGIFLSNGPGDPAAVRYGIETVQGLLKSRKPMFGICLGHQILALALGGETYKLKFGHRGLNQPASFNNRVEITSQNHGFAVDDASLAGANIEITHLNLNDRTVEGLRHRELPVFSVQYHPEASPGPHDADYLFAQFVDLMREKPADAASLVEL, from the coding sequence ATGGCGCAGCGAACGGTGGCGCGACTGGTGCTGGAGGACGGCACGGCTTTTGAGGGCTGGTCGTTCGGGGCGCCGGGTACCAGTGTGGGCGAGGTGGTCTTCAATACCGGCATGACCGGCTATCAGGAAGTGCTGACCGATCCCAGCTACTGCGGGCAGATCGTTGCCTTCACGTACCCCGAACTGGGCAACACCGGCGTCAACCTTGAAGATGCCGAATCGGACCGGCCCCAGGTGCGCGGGGTGATCGCCCACAACGTCGCTGGGCGGCCCAGTTCCTGGCGTGCTACCCAGAGTCTTGGGGATTACCTGAAGGACCACGCCATCGTCGCCATCGCCAGCATCGACACCCGCGCCCTCACCCGTCACCTGCGCAGCCGCGGGGCAATGAACGGCGCCATCTCCACAGAACTCTCCACCGAGGCGTTGCTCGCCCGCCTGCAGGAGGCTCCCGCGATGCAGGGGCTCGATCTGGTGCCCCGGGTGACCACCGCCGCTCCCTACACATGGTCGGAAAGTACCGCCGCCGACTGGCTTGCCACGCGGGCCGCCGCAGGGGAACGGCCCCTGCGGGTGGTGGCCATCGACTTCGGCATCAAGCACAACATCCTGCGCCGTCTGGCCAGCTACGGCTGCGAAGTGATCGTCGTACCGGCCGATACCGGTGTCGAGGCGATCCTCGCCTATCGACCGGACGGCATTTTTCTTTCCAATGGCCCGGGCGACCCGGCGGCGGTGCGCTACGGCATCGAGACCGTCCAGGGATTGCTCAAAAGCCGCAAGCCGATGTTCGGCATCTGTCTGGGCCACCAAATTCTGGCCCTGGCCCTGGGCGGCGAGACCTACAAACTCAAGTTCGGACACCGCGGCCTCAACCAGCCGGCCAGCTTCAACAACCGCGTCGAAATCACCAGCCAGAACCACGGTTTCGCGGTAGATGACGCCTCGCTGGCCGGGGCAAATATCGAAATCACCCACCTCAACCTCAACGATCGGACCGTAGAGGGCCTACGCCACCGCGAACTGCCGGTCTTCTCGGTGCAGTACCATCCCGAGGCCAGCCCCGGCCCCCACGACGCCGATTACCTGTTTGCCCAATTCGTCGATCTGATGCGCGAAAAGCCGGCGGATGCCGCCAGCCTAGTCGAGCTATAG
- a CDS encoding DUF6464 family protein — MNLLPTQIYRADTAQCVAEVMVPPTQQPGSFVEVEGAIYAVLERRHRYSLRCGRYRLDRIVLYVQPAQGTLGERKLHQGHWVIGDPTCRFNARSALIRCAQNPSGPCDGCRYYEMAE, encoded by the coding sequence ATGAATCTGTTGCCGACCCAGATTTACCGCGCCGATACCGCCCAGTGTGTGGCTGAGGTGATGGTTCCTCCCACGCAGCAGCCCGGCAGTTTTGTTGAGGTCGAAGGGGCAATCTACGCGGTGCTCGAACGCCGCCACCGCTACAGCCTGCGCTGCGGGCGCTACCGCCTCGACCGCATCGTGCTCTATGTGCAACCGGCCCAGGGCACCCTGGGCGAGCGCAAACTCCACCAGGGCCACTGGGTAATCGGCGATCCGACTTGCCGCTTCAACGCGCGCTCGGCGCTGATTCGCTGCGCCCAAAACCCGAGCGGCCCCTGCGACGGTTGCCGCTACTACGAAATGGCGGAATAG
- the rpe gene encoding ribulose-phosphate 3-epimerase, whose protein sequence is MAKPVVVAPSILSADFARLGEEIHAIDEAGADWIHVDVMDGRFVPNITIGPLIVKAIRPVTQKVLDVHLMIVEPEKYIADFAKAGADIITVHCEHNSTVHLHRALSQIKELGKQAGVSLNPSTPLSLIEYVLDLCDLVLVMSVNPGFGGQSFIPQVLPKIARLKSMCEERGLDPWIEVDGGLKPSNTWQVLEVGANAIVSGSGVFGVGPARYAEAIEGVRASHRPAVEVAAQV, encoded by the coding sequence ATGGCCAAGCCCGTTGTTGTCGCCCCGTCGATTTTGTCGGCCGACTTTGCCCGCCTCGGCGAGGAGATTCATGCCATTGATGAAGCCGGAGCAGACTGGATCCACGTCGATGTCATGGACGGGCGCTTTGTGCCCAACATCACGATTGGACCGCTCATCGTCAAGGCGATCCGGCCGGTGACCCAGAAAGTGCTCGATGTGCACCTGATGATTGTCGAGCCCGAGAAGTACATCGCCGATTTTGCCAAGGCGGGTGCCGACATCATCACCGTCCATTGCGAACACAACTCGACGGTGCACCTGCACCGGGCGCTCTCGCAGATCAAAGAACTGGGCAAACAGGCGGGTGTGTCGCTCAATCCGTCCACACCTTTGAGCCTCATCGAGTACGTCCTCGACCTGTGCGACTTGGTACTCGTCATGAGCGTCAACCCCGGCTTCGGCGGCCAAAGCTTCATTCCGCAGGTGCTGCCCAAGATTGCCCGGCTCAAGTCGATGTGCGAGGAGCGCGGCCTCGACCCGTGGATCGAAGTGGACGGCGGCCTGAAGCCTTCCAACACCTGGCAGGTGCTCGAGGTGGGTGCCAACGCCATCGTCTCGGGCTCGGGAGTGTTTGGGGTCGGCCCGGCCCGCTACGCCGAGGCGATCGAAGGGGTGCGCGCCAGCCACCGCCCGGCGGTGGAAGTGGCCGCCCAGGTGTAG
- a CDS encoding tetratricopeptide repeat protein, translated as MMLSTRHSLGLGTALLLLVSVSAAVHAEPSPAPALLLADIRPGSFFQAFQDGQQRYAAGDLRGAAEFYGEAIRRDPTRASAYLARAGVRHDLGDLEGAAADYTEAIRLEPDNRFAYDSRGDLHVEVGKLEAAADDYTVLIHLDPKDASAYENRAGVRRSLGDIAGAIADYTQMIRLDPSDPAGYQNRAKLYRQSGKVQLALADYAEVLRLEPSHLHALIERVEVRLFAGDKPGALADADRAVAVASKERSAWVARANARRAAGDKKGALADFDAALALGPNADVHIGRGELRFFLGDRPGAIEDYDVAIRLDPRGNGYHYRGFARFAMGDLKGALEDLNREVDLNPREAAAYLTRGQLHLRLRDSGQALADYERAIALQPSPAAFRLRALALAVRGEKDKAIADLKKAIDLYSGQGNTAQVQKLQAELKKIAAAIG; from the coding sequence ATGATGCTCTCGACTCGCCATTCTCTCGGTCTCGGTACAGCCCTGCTACTGCTGGTGTCGGTGTCGGCTGCTGTGCATGCGGAGCCTTCACCCGCCCCTGCTTTGCTTCTGGCGGACATTCGCCCGGGCAGCTTCTTTCAAGCGTTTCAGGATGGCCAGCAGCGCTACGCGGCGGGCGATCTGCGCGGTGCCGCCGAATTCTACGGTGAAGCCATTCGCCGCGATCCGACCCGCGCATCGGCCTATCTGGCCCGGGCGGGTGTGCGCCACGACCTGGGGGATCTCGAAGGAGCGGCGGCCGATTACACCGAAGCCATCCGGCTGGAGCCCGACAACCGTTTCGCCTACGACAGCCGCGGCGATCTGCACGTGGAGGTGGGCAAGCTAGAGGCCGCCGCGGACGATTACACCGTGCTCATCCACCTCGATCCGAAGGACGCCTCGGCTTACGAAAACCGGGCGGGTGTGCGCCGCTCCCTGGGGGACATCGCAGGGGCGATTGCCGATTACACCCAGATGATCCGCCTGGATCCCAGCGACCCGGCCGGCTATCAGAACCGCGCCAAGCTCTACCGCCAGAGCGGCAAGGTGCAGTTGGCCCTGGCCGACTACGCCGAGGTCTTGCGCCTTGAGCCCAGCCACCTGCACGCCCTCATCGAGCGCGTCGAGGTGCGTTTGTTTGCTGGCGACAAGCCGGGAGCTCTCGCCGACGCCGATCGGGCGGTGGCGGTCGCTTCCAAGGAGCGCTCGGCGTGGGTTGCCCGCGCCAACGCCCGCCGGGCCGCCGGGGACAAAAAAGGAGCGCTCGCCGATTTCGACGCCGCCCTTGCCCTGGGGCCGAACGCCGATGTGCACATCGGGCGCGGCGAGTTGCGATTTTTCCTGGGAGATCGCCCGGGGGCGATCGAAGACTACGACGTGGCGATCCGCCTCGACCCGCGGGGCAACGGCTATCACTACCGGGGCTTCGCCCGCTTTGCGATGGGTGATCTCAAAGGTGCCCTCGAAGATCTCAACCGCGAGGTCGATTTGAACCCCCGGGAAGCGGCCGCCTACCTCACCCGCGGCCAGTTGCACCTGCGCCTGCGCGACAGCGGTCAAGCCCTTGCCGATTACGAGCGGGCCATCGCGTTGCAGCCGTCCCCTGCGGCCTTCCGTTTGCGCGCTCTGGCACTCGCCGTTCGGGGCGAAAAGGACAAAGCAATCGCCGATCTCAAAAAGGCAATCGACCTCTACTCCGGCCAGGGCAACACCGCCCAGGTCCAGAAGCTGCAGGCGGAACTCAAAAAAATCGCCGCGGCGATAGGCTAG
- a CDS encoding alpha/beta fold hydrolase, with the protein MLQTTAALGWKHERIAAGAHTLVYTFVERTQNWDDASIYSRTAGNGPPVLLVHSLGGTSEHWRFTMPFLAQRGFGATALDLPGHGASGMPAGELSPRWLGAALARSLQQPTLLVGNSLGGWVALRAYLERPQMVLGICLVAAAGLEGMPTRPEKLTLGPSGVDLLGGLLATAFYRPEALSEEVRGSFWRGVIAPALLRLSPQGTLDSAALARVRCPVLVVWGKEDRILPVSWAEKFARALPLHKLAVLPDCGHLPQLECPDAFHHELLAFAEVFRPRMGGSGRV; encoded by the coding sequence GTGTTGCAGACTACCGCCGCGTTAGGCTGGAAGCACGAACGGATCGCAGCTGGAGCGCACACCCTGGTTTATACCTTTGTCGAGCGAACCCAAAATTGGGACGACGCCAGTATCTATAGTCGCACGGCCGGCAATGGCCCGCCGGTGTTGCTTGTGCACAGCCTTGGGGGCACCTCCGAGCATTGGCGCTTTACAATGCCGTTTCTGGCGCAGCGAGGCTTTGGAGCGACTGCCCTCGATCTGCCGGGCCACGGCGCCTCGGGGATGCCCGCAGGAGAACTCAGCCCCCGCTGGCTGGGGGCTGCCCTCGCGAGGTCTTTACAGCAGCCGACTCTGCTGGTGGGCAACAGCCTCGGGGGTTGGGTGGCTCTGCGCGCCTACCTCGAACGCCCGCAAATGGTGCTTGGAATTTGTCTGGTGGCGGCTGCCGGTCTGGAGGGCATGCCCACCCGCCCAGAAAAGCTGACCCTTGGCCCCAGCGGCGTGGACCTGCTGGGTGGTCTGCTCGCCACCGCCTTCTATCGGCCCGAGGCTCTTTCTGAAGAGGTGCGCGGCAGTTTCTGGCGCGGCGTCATCGCCCCCGCCCTGCTGCGGCTCAGCCCCCAGGGAACGCTCGACAGCGCGGCCCTCGCCCGGGTGCGCTGCCCGGTGCTCGTTGTCTGGGGCAAAGAGGACCGCATTTTGCCGGTCAGTTGGGCAGAAAAGTTCGCCCGCGCCCTGCCGCTGCACAAGCTCGCCGTTCTCCCCGACTGCGGACACCTGCCCCAACTGGAGTGCCCGGACGCTTTTCACCACGAATTGCTCGCCTTTGCGGAGGTGTTTCGCCCCAGAATGGGTGGCAGTGGGAGGGTTTGA
- the leuB gene encoding 3-isopropylmalate dehydrogenase, translating into MGGRYKIAVLPGDGIGTEIVQVGVAMLEAAARRFDFAFDFEEAPIGGAAIDATGEPLPAATLELCKASDAVFLGAVGGPQWDTLPSDKRPEKALLGLRAGLGLFANLRPARILPQLVAASALKPEVVEGVDILVVRELTGGLYFGIPKGIFPEKKGGRRGVNTMSYSAFEIERIGRVAFEAARERRGKLCSVDKANVLEVSQLWREVLVGLAPEYPDVELTHMYVDNCAMQLVRRPRQFDTIVTENMFGDILSDEAAMLTGSIGMLPSASLGSGGPGLYEPVHGSAPDIAGQDKANPLAQVLSGAMLLRHSLRQPEAAQAVERAVQTVLEQGYRTGDIAAPGAQIVGCRAMGEQLLAAFERA; encoded by the coding sequence TTGGGCGGAAGATACAAAATCGCGGTGCTGCCGGGCGACGGCATCGGCACTGAAATTGTCCAGGTGGGCGTGGCGATGCTGGAGGCCGCCGCTCGCCGGTTCGATTTCGCATTCGACTTTGAAGAAGCGCCCATCGGGGGGGCGGCCATCGATGCCACCGGCGAACCGCTCCCGGCTGCGACCCTCGAACTGTGCAAAGCGAGCGACGCGGTGTTTCTAGGGGCGGTGGGCGGCCCGCAGTGGGACACCCTCCCGTCGGACAAACGCCCCGAGAAGGCTCTGCTCGGCCTGCGCGCCGGTCTGGGGCTATTTGCCAATTTGCGCCCGGCGCGCATCCTGCCGCAACTCGTCGCCGCCTCGGCCCTCAAGCCGGAGGTGGTCGAAGGGGTGGACATTCTGGTGGTGCGCGAACTGACGGGCGGCCTGTACTTCGGCATTCCGAAGGGCATCTTCCCGGAGAAAAAAGGCGGGCGCCGGGGGGTGAACACGATGAGCTACAGCGCCTTTGAGATCGAGCGCATCGGCCGGGTGGCTTTTGAAGCGGCCCGGGAACGGCGGGGCAAACTGTGTTCGGTCGATAAAGCCAACGTGCTCGAAGTCTCGCAACTGTGGCGCGAAGTGCTTGTGGGCCTTGCCCCCGAGTACCCGGATGTCGAACTGACGCACATGTACGTGGATAACTGTGCGATGCAGCTGGTGCGCCGGCCCCGCCAGTTCGACACGATCGTCACCGAGAACATGTTCGGCGACATTCTCTCAGACGAAGCGGCGATGCTCACAGGCTCGATCGGCATGCTGCCCTCGGCGTCGCTGGGCAGCGGCGGCCCGGGGCTCTACGAGCCGGTGCACGGCTCCGCCCCGGACATCGCGGGCCAGGACAAGGCCAACCCACTGGCCCAGGTGCTCTCGGGGGCGATGCTGCTGCGCCACAGCCTCCGGCAACCCGAGGCCGCCCAGGCTGTCGAAAGGGCGGTGCAGACGGTCCTGGAGCAAGGCTACCGTACCGGCGACATCGCCGCCCCCGGCGCCCAAATCGTCGGTTGCCGGGCGATGGGCGAGCAGCTGCTCGCCGCCTTCGAGCGTGCGTGA